The Salmo salar chromosome ssa06, Ssal_v3.1, whole genome shotgun sequence genome window below encodes:
- the gtf3c2 gene encoding general transcription factor 3C polypeptide 2 isoform X2, giving the protein MPVTESCTVRLLRLPLTKKSCSVNLSRLSVIKKRCSVRLSRLLVTDNRCSVRLCRLPVTKRCSVKLFTLPVTQKRCSVRLCRLLMATVAQKLGKQGSESMGLPHGEETEEQTDPHEKLQAEAQTNPHEKPQDTNGEAVGATSEQGQDLPPEELPVTSFTPGNRLQRKRVPNPKYQREPDTTNLQCPDSTKKPRKKMGLKKSIVSNTETDQREPDKKSPKPKPPKKTPTKKTPQKKPVVSSIDSDRGLIKQTPAKKTSAKKIQKETPQVNSMPAPAVPELRETPEEPETTPSGRPKRRAAKAALQYLHTLAKEVYNQPDNGTKNDWESSPVPSPSPSSTQPQKQTRGKGKKRKTPDFDSDNAAEDVDFVPENQDTEEESEDEDTQEDLDLEKTHTPLKDLRSRRISRGLSSQVRYHGNSPNGLSNNMMGPIWMCTKTTKTFRDEHCNEWVFAEWMPSEKDWHCLSDSEAEKYLPQEMMSTAFTFSREGIREETPLHRMKRFECLPPHPERWDMLFYTGGPVWAMDWCPSPDGAPASQYAAIYCHRNLDDQHRMNELYTKPGLIQIWDLGQLQYNTSPQSSPRLAYGIAQDKGFVWNLKWCPGGAWELPTTNRKAPHMPRLGLLAASTSDGHITIYSLPHPDTLMARRKHTAKGGASPTLMICQGVITLKRGSFKTNHDEKNNQVLSMDWLPVKPHNILAAGFYDGTVALWNLSSKSILQRVRAPDRSFTLYPYHCFIAHDNATRALSFCHASSSSVFPVLPPAVLSSPYPLISSPLSSLSSALPPPRDLMVTAGDDRLVKMWDLRRTWEPCQSFKRFLSTEAAWPLHWAGVFISQESTYATFGQHGLNYFDSGYLGFKPLFLVPRKGTMWSLSISDWLNTAVTADSVGDVIMVLIPNLFNNPCYLKRSIDRRFPVFRTEMVQLKEEVEENEGGVGRAEGGVGEEGSGSTSNGTSHHTPQTYRETAKKYYLHYHDMDMRTFKNVQSRAPWKHMQVAEAKGGLCLDLMPLASLTKVRFNPNLCAQSWVLSGGQAGLVRAHCLRAMNSSHINKMVQESQAQFSTVFPQDTTDSQGDASAVRHTTEKL; this is encoded by the exons ATGCCTGTGACAGAGAGTTGCACAGTTAGGCTGTTGAGGCTGCCTCTCACCAAGAAGAGTTGCTCAGTAAACTTGTCTAGGCTTTCTGTGATAAAGAAGAGGTGCTCAGTACGGCTGTCAAGGCTTCTTGTGACAGATAATAGGTGCTCCGTAAGGTTGTGTAGGCTACCTGTGACAAAGAGGTGCTCAGTAAAGTTATTTACTCTGCCTGTGACGCAAAAGCGTTGCTCTGTAAGGTTGTGTAGGTTGTTGATGGCAACCGTTGCCCAGAAGTTGGGCAAACAGGGTAGCGAATCCATGGGTTTACCtcatggagaggagacagaggaacagactgATCCACACGAAAAGCTTCAGGCAGAGGCGCAGACCAATCCACATGAAAAACCACAGGACACCAATGGGGAGGCTGTCGGTGCTACATCTGAACAAG GCCAGGATCTGCCTCCAGAAGAGCTTCCTGTAACATCCTTCACCCCGGGAAATCGTCTGCAGAGAAAAAGAGTCCCTAATCCGAAAtatcagagagaaccagacacgACCAACC TACAATGTCCTGACTCAACAAAAAAGCCAAGGAAAAAGATGGGCCTGAAAAAATCCATAGTCTCTAACACAGAAACTGACCAGCGGGAGCCTGACAAAAAGAGCCCAAAACCGAAACCCCCCAAAAAGACACCTACCAAAAAGACACCACAGAAAAAGCCAGTGGTCTCGAGCATAGACAGTGACAGGGGGCTTATCAAACAGACCCCTGCCAAGAAGACCTCTGCCAAGAAGATACAAAAGGAAACACCACAGGTCAACTCCATGCCCGCCCCTGCAGTCCCGGAACTGAGGGAGACCCCAGAGGAGCCTGAAACCACCCCTAGTGGCAGACCCAAGCGGAGGGCAGCAAAAGC TGCATTGCAGTACCTCCATACCCTGGCCAAGGAGGTATACAACCAACCTGACAATGGTACTAAGAACGACTGGGAGTCTAGCCCagtccccagccccagccccagctcaaCCCAGCCCCAGAAACAGACCAGAGGCAAGGGTAAGAAGAGGAAGACCCCTGATTTTGACAGTGACAACGCTGCAGAGGATGTGGACTTTGTTCCAGAAAATCAAGACACCGAGGAGGAAAGTGAGGATGAAGATACTCAAGAAGACTTAGACTTGGAGAAGACGCACACACCACTGAAAGACCTTAGATCCAGACGCATTTCCAGAGGTCTT TCAAGTCAAGTTCGATACCATGGTAATTCCCCCAATGGACTGTCCAACAACATGATGGGACCCATCTGGATGTGCACCAAAACCACCAAGACCTT CCGTGATGAACACTGTAACGAATGGGTCTTTGCTGAGTGGATGCCTTCAGAGAAGGATTGGCATTGCTTGTCGGACAG TGAGGCTGAGAAGTATCTACCGCAGGAGATGATGTCAACAGCCTTCACCTTCTCCAGAGAGGGCATCAGGGAGGAGACTCCTCTGCACAGAATGAAGAG GTTTGAGTGCCTGCCACCCCACCCTGAGCGCTGGGACATGCTATTCTATACGGGCGGCCCGGTGTGGGCCATGGACTGGTGCCCCTCCCCCGATGGCGCCCCTGCCAGCCAGTATGCTGCCATCTACTGCCACAGGAACCTGGATGACCAGCACAGGATGAACGAGTTGTACACCAAACCTGGACTCATCCAGATTTGGGACCTGGGACAACTCCAGTACAACACCAG tccccagtccTCTCCACGGCTGGCTTATGGTATTGCCCAGGATAAAGGCTTTGTGTGGAACCTGAAGTGGTGTCCAGGAGGAGCCTGGGAGCTGCCCACCACTAACAGGAAG gCTCCTCATATGCCCAGGCTGGGTCTCCTGGCTGCCTCCACGTCAGATGGTCACATCACTATCTACAGCCTGCCTCACCCCGACACACTAATGGCCCGCAGGAAACACACCGCTAAAG GTGGAGCCAGCCCAACACTGATGATCTGCCAG gGTGTGATCACTCTGAAGCGGGGCTCCTTCAAGACCAACCACGATGAAAAGAATAACCAGGTTCTCTCCATGGACTGGCTGCCTGTCAAACCTCACAACATCCTGGCTGCTGGCTTCTATGACG GTACGGTGGCCCTGTGGAACCTGTCCAGTAAGTCTATTCTGCAGCGGGTGCGCGCTCCAGACCGCTCCttcaccctctacccctaccacTGCTTCATCGCCCACGACAACGCCACCCGGGCCCTCAGTTTCTGCCACGCATCCAG CTCCTCTGTCTTTCCTGTCCTCCCTCCTGCTGTTCTTTCCTCTCCTTATCCCCtcatctcgtctcctctctcctccctctcctctgcccttccTCCTCCTAGAGACCTCATGGTGACGGCGGGTGATGACAGGCTGGTGAAGATGTGGGACCTGAGGAGGACCTGGGAGCCCTGCCAGTCCTTCAAGCGCTTCCTCTCCACCGAGGCAGCCTGGCCCCTGCACTGGGCTGGGGTCTTCATCTCTCAGGAGAGCACCTACGCCAC GTTTGGCCAACATGGACTCAATTACTTTGACTCAGGGTATCTGGGCTTCAAGCCACTCTTTCTGGTGCCACGGAAAGGGACCATGTGG AGCCTGTCGATCTCTGATTGGCTGAACACAGCTGTGACGGCGGACTCAGTGGGAGACGTGATCATGGTCCTAATACCCAACCTGTTCAACAACCCCTGCTACCTCAAACGATCCATCGATCGCAGATTC CCGGTGTTCAGAACCGAAATGGTCCAATTGAAAGAAGAAGTTGAGGAGAATGAGGGAGGAGTTGGAAGagcagagggaggagttggagagGAAGGAAGTGGTTCCACCAGTAACGGAACGTCCCATCATACACCTCAGACCTACAGAGAGACAGCCAAGAAGTACTACCTCCACTACCACGACATGgacatg AGAACGTTTAAGAATGTCCAGAGCCGAGCTCCGTGGAAGCACATGCAGGTTGCAGAGGCCAAAGGGGGACTGTGTCTGGACCTAATGCCTTTGGCTTCGCTAACTAAG GTCCGTTTCAACCCCAACCTGTGTGCCCAGAGCTGGGTGTTGTCTGGGGGCCAGGCGGGCCTGGTAAGAGCCCACTGCCTCAGGGCCATGAACAGCTCTCACATTAACAAGATGGTGCAGGAGAGCCAGGCCCAGTTCAGCACCGTGTTCCCCCAGGACACGACAGACAGCCAGGGGGACGCCAGTGCCGTCCGACACACAACAGAAAAGCTGTAG
- the gtf3c2 gene encoding general transcription factor 3C polypeptide 2 isoform X3 — protein MPVTESCTVRLLRLPLTKKSCSVNLSRLSVIKKRCSVRLSRLLVTDNRCSVRLCRLPVTKRCSVKLFTLPVTQKRCSVRLCRLLMATVAQKLGKQGSESMGLPHGEETEEQTDPHEKLQAEAQTNPHEKPQDTNGEAVGATSEQGQDLPPEELPVTSFTPGNRLQRKRVPNPKYQREPDTTNLQCPDSTKKPRKKMGLKKSIVSNTETDQREPDKKSPKPKPPKKTPTKKTPQKKPVVSSIDSDRGLIKQTPAKKTSAKKIQKETPQVNSMPAPAVPELRETPEEPETTPSGRPKRRAAKAALQYLHTLAKEVYNQPDNGTKNDWESSPVPSPSPSSTQPQKQTRGKGKKRKTPDFDSDNAAEDVDFVPENQDTEEESEDEDTQEDLDLEKTHTPLKDLRSRRISRGLSSQVRYHGNSPNGLSNNMMGPIWMCTKTTKTFRDEHCNEWVFAEWMPSEKDWHCLSDSEAEKYLPQEMMSTAFTFSREGIREETPLHRMKRFECLPPHPERWDMLFYTGGPVWAMDWCPSPDGAPASQYAAIYCHRNLDDQHRMNELYTKPGLIQIWDLGQLQYNTSPQSSPRLAYGIAQDKGFVWNLKWCPGGAWELPTTNRKAPHMPRLGLLAASTSDGHITIYSLPHPDTLMARRKHTAKGGASPTLMICQVQGVITLKRGSFKTNHDEKNNQVLSMDWLPVKPHNILAAGFYDGTVALWNLSSKSILQRVRAPDRSFTLYPYHCFIAHDNATRALSFCHASRDLMVTAGDDRLVKMWDLRRTWEPCQSFKRFLSTEAAWPLHWAGVFISQESTYATFGQHGLNYFDSGYLGFKPLFLVPRKGTMWSLSISDWLNTAVTADSVGDVIMVLIPNLFNNPCYLKRSIDRRFPVFRTEMVQLKEEVEENEGGVGRAEGGVGEEGSGSTSNGTSHHTPQTYRETAKKYYLHYHDMDMRTFKNVQSRAPWKHMQVAEAKGGLCLDLMPLASLTKVRFNPNLCAQSWVLSGGQAGLVRAHCLRAMNSSHINKMVQESQAQFSTVFPQDTTDSQGDASAVRHTTEKL, from the exons ATGCCTGTGACAGAGAGTTGCACAGTTAGGCTGTTGAGGCTGCCTCTCACCAAGAAGAGTTGCTCAGTAAACTTGTCTAGGCTTTCTGTGATAAAGAAGAGGTGCTCAGTACGGCTGTCAAGGCTTCTTGTGACAGATAATAGGTGCTCCGTAAGGTTGTGTAGGCTACCTGTGACAAAGAGGTGCTCAGTAAAGTTATTTACTCTGCCTGTGACGCAAAAGCGTTGCTCTGTAAGGTTGTGTAGGTTGTTGATGGCAACCGTTGCCCAGAAGTTGGGCAAACAGGGTAGCGAATCCATGGGTTTACCtcatggagaggagacagaggaacagactgATCCACACGAAAAGCTTCAGGCAGAGGCGCAGACCAATCCACATGAAAAACCACAGGACACCAATGGGGAGGCTGTCGGTGCTACATCTGAACAAG GCCAGGATCTGCCTCCAGAAGAGCTTCCTGTAACATCCTTCACCCCGGGAAATCGTCTGCAGAGAAAAAGAGTCCCTAATCCGAAAtatcagagagaaccagacacgACCAACC TACAATGTCCTGACTCAACAAAAAAGCCAAGGAAAAAGATGGGCCTGAAAAAATCCATAGTCTCTAACACAGAAACTGACCAGCGGGAGCCTGACAAAAAGAGCCCAAAACCGAAACCCCCCAAAAAGACACCTACCAAAAAGACACCACAGAAAAAGCCAGTGGTCTCGAGCATAGACAGTGACAGGGGGCTTATCAAACAGACCCCTGCCAAGAAGACCTCTGCCAAGAAGATACAAAAGGAAACACCACAGGTCAACTCCATGCCCGCCCCTGCAGTCCCGGAACTGAGGGAGACCCCAGAGGAGCCTGAAACCACCCCTAGTGGCAGACCCAAGCGGAGGGCAGCAAAAGC TGCATTGCAGTACCTCCATACCCTGGCCAAGGAGGTATACAACCAACCTGACAATGGTACTAAGAACGACTGGGAGTCTAGCCCagtccccagccccagccccagctcaaCCCAGCCCCAGAAACAGACCAGAGGCAAGGGTAAGAAGAGGAAGACCCCTGATTTTGACAGTGACAACGCTGCAGAGGATGTGGACTTTGTTCCAGAAAATCAAGACACCGAGGAGGAAAGTGAGGATGAAGATACTCAAGAAGACTTAGACTTGGAGAAGACGCACACACCACTGAAAGACCTTAGATCCAGACGCATTTCCAGAGGTCTT TCAAGTCAAGTTCGATACCATGGTAATTCCCCCAATGGACTGTCCAACAACATGATGGGACCCATCTGGATGTGCACCAAAACCACCAAGACCTT CCGTGATGAACACTGTAACGAATGGGTCTTTGCTGAGTGGATGCCTTCAGAGAAGGATTGGCATTGCTTGTCGGACAG TGAGGCTGAGAAGTATCTACCGCAGGAGATGATGTCAACAGCCTTCACCTTCTCCAGAGAGGGCATCAGGGAGGAGACTCCTCTGCACAGAATGAAGAG GTTTGAGTGCCTGCCACCCCACCCTGAGCGCTGGGACATGCTATTCTATACGGGCGGCCCGGTGTGGGCCATGGACTGGTGCCCCTCCCCCGATGGCGCCCCTGCCAGCCAGTATGCTGCCATCTACTGCCACAGGAACCTGGATGACCAGCACAGGATGAACGAGTTGTACACCAAACCTGGACTCATCCAGATTTGGGACCTGGGACAACTCCAGTACAACACCAG tccccagtccTCTCCACGGCTGGCTTATGGTATTGCCCAGGATAAAGGCTTTGTGTGGAACCTGAAGTGGTGTCCAGGAGGAGCCTGGGAGCTGCCCACCACTAACAGGAAG gCTCCTCATATGCCCAGGCTGGGTCTCCTGGCTGCCTCCACGTCAGATGGTCACATCACTATCTACAGCCTGCCTCACCCCGACACACTAATGGCCCGCAGGAAACACACCGCTAAAG GTGGAGCCAGCCCAACACTGATGATCTGCCAG gtacaggGTGTGATCACTCTGAAGCGGGGCTCCTTCAAGACCAACCACGATGAAAAGAATAACCAGGTTCTCTCCATGGACTGGCTGCCTGTCAAACCTCACAACATCCTGGCTGCTGGCTTCTATGACG GTACGGTGGCCCTGTGGAACCTGTCCAGTAAGTCTATTCTGCAGCGGGTGCGCGCTCCAGACCGCTCCttcaccctctacccctaccacTGCTTCATCGCCCACGACAACGCCACCCGGGCCCTCAGTTTCTGCCACGCATCCAG AGACCTCATGGTGACGGCGGGTGATGACAGGCTGGTGAAGATGTGGGACCTGAGGAGGACCTGGGAGCCCTGCCAGTCCTTCAAGCGCTTCCTCTCCACCGAGGCAGCCTGGCCCCTGCACTGGGCTGGGGTCTTCATCTCTCAGGAGAGCACCTACGCCAC GTTTGGCCAACATGGACTCAATTACTTTGACTCAGGGTATCTGGGCTTCAAGCCACTCTTTCTGGTGCCACGGAAAGGGACCATGTGG AGCCTGTCGATCTCTGATTGGCTGAACACAGCTGTGACGGCGGACTCAGTGGGAGACGTGATCATGGTCCTAATACCCAACCTGTTCAACAACCCCTGCTACCTCAAACGATCCATCGATCGCAGATTC CCGGTGTTCAGAACCGAAATGGTCCAATTGAAAGAAGAAGTTGAGGAGAATGAGGGAGGAGTTGGAAGagcagagggaggagttggagagGAAGGAAGTGGTTCCACCAGTAACGGAACGTCCCATCATACACCTCAGACCTACAGAGAGACAGCCAAGAAGTACTACCTCCACTACCACGACATGgacatg AGAACGTTTAAGAATGTCCAGAGCCGAGCTCCGTGGAAGCACATGCAGGTTGCAGAGGCCAAAGGGGGACTGTGTCTGGACCTAATGCCTTTGGCTTCGCTAACTAAG GTCCGTTTCAACCCCAACCTGTGTGCCCAGAGCTGGGTGTTGTCTGGGGGCCAGGCGGGCCTGGTAAGAGCCCACTGCCTCAGGGCCATGAACAGCTCTCACATTAACAAGATGGTGCAGGAGAGCCAGGCCCAGTTCAGCACCGTGTTCCCCCAGGACACGACAGACAGCCAGGGGGACGCCAGTGCCGTCCGACACACAACAGAAAAGCTGTAG
- the gtf3c2 gene encoding general transcription factor 3C polypeptide 2 isoform X1, producing the protein MPVTESCTVRLLRLPLTKKSCSVNLSRLSVIKKRCSVRLSRLLVTDNRCSVRLCRLPVTKRCSVKLFTLPVTQKRCSVRLCRLLMATVAQKLGKQGSESMGLPHGEETEEQTDPHEKLQAEAQTNPHEKPQDTNGEAVGATSEQGQDLPPEELPVTSFTPGNRLQRKRVPNPKYQREPDTTNLQCPDSTKKPRKKMGLKKSIVSNTETDQREPDKKSPKPKPPKKTPTKKTPQKKPVVSSIDSDRGLIKQTPAKKTSAKKIQKETPQVNSMPAPAVPELRETPEEPETTPSGRPKRRAAKAALQYLHTLAKEVYNQPDNGTKNDWESSPVPSPSPSSTQPQKQTRGKGKKRKTPDFDSDNAAEDVDFVPENQDTEEESEDEDTQEDLDLEKTHTPLKDLRSRRISRGLSSQVRYHGNSPNGLSNNMMGPIWMCTKTTKTFRDEHCNEWVFAEWMPSEKDWHCLSDSEAEKYLPQEMMSTAFTFSREGIREETPLHRMKRFECLPPHPERWDMLFYTGGPVWAMDWCPSPDGAPASQYAAIYCHRNLDDQHRMNELYTKPGLIQIWDLGQLQYNTSPQSSPRLAYGIAQDKGFVWNLKWCPGGAWELPTTNRKAPHMPRLGLLAASTSDGHITIYSLPHPDTLMARRKHTAKGGASPTLMICQVQGVITLKRGSFKTNHDEKNNQVLSMDWLPVKPHNILAAGFYDGTVALWNLSSKSILQRVRAPDRSFTLYPYHCFIAHDNATRALSFCHASSSSVFPVLPPAVLSSPYPLISSPLSSLSSALPPPRDLMVTAGDDRLVKMWDLRRTWEPCQSFKRFLSTEAAWPLHWAGVFISQESTYATFGQHGLNYFDSGYLGFKPLFLVPRKGTMWSLSISDWLNTAVTADSVGDVIMVLIPNLFNNPCYLKRSIDRRFPVFRTEMVQLKEEVEENEGGVGRAEGGVGEEGSGSTSNGTSHHTPQTYRETAKKYYLHYHDMDMRTFKNVQSRAPWKHMQVAEAKGGLCLDLMPLASLTKVRFNPNLCAQSWVLSGGQAGLVRAHCLRAMNSSHINKMVQESQAQFSTVFPQDTTDSQGDASAVRHTTEKL; encoded by the exons ATGCCTGTGACAGAGAGTTGCACAGTTAGGCTGTTGAGGCTGCCTCTCACCAAGAAGAGTTGCTCAGTAAACTTGTCTAGGCTTTCTGTGATAAAGAAGAGGTGCTCAGTACGGCTGTCAAGGCTTCTTGTGACAGATAATAGGTGCTCCGTAAGGTTGTGTAGGCTACCTGTGACAAAGAGGTGCTCAGTAAAGTTATTTACTCTGCCTGTGACGCAAAAGCGTTGCTCTGTAAGGTTGTGTAGGTTGTTGATGGCAACCGTTGCCCAGAAGTTGGGCAAACAGGGTAGCGAATCCATGGGTTTACCtcatggagaggagacagaggaacagactgATCCACACGAAAAGCTTCAGGCAGAGGCGCAGACCAATCCACATGAAAAACCACAGGACACCAATGGGGAGGCTGTCGGTGCTACATCTGAACAAG GCCAGGATCTGCCTCCAGAAGAGCTTCCTGTAACATCCTTCACCCCGGGAAATCGTCTGCAGAGAAAAAGAGTCCCTAATCCGAAAtatcagagagaaccagacacgACCAACC TACAATGTCCTGACTCAACAAAAAAGCCAAGGAAAAAGATGGGCCTGAAAAAATCCATAGTCTCTAACACAGAAACTGACCAGCGGGAGCCTGACAAAAAGAGCCCAAAACCGAAACCCCCCAAAAAGACACCTACCAAAAAGACACCACAGAAAAAGCCAGTGGTCTCGAGCATAGACAGTGACAGGGGGCTTATCAAACAGACCCCTGCCAAGAAGACCTCTGCCAAGAAGATACAAAAGGAAACACCACAGGTCAACTCCATGCCCGCCCCTGCAGTCCCGGAACTGAGGGAGACCCCAGAGGAGCCTGAAACCACCCCTAGTGGCAGACCCAAGCGGAGGGCAGCAAAAGC TGCATTGCAGTACCTCCATACCCTGGCCAAGGAGGTATACAACCAACCTGACAATGGTACTAAGAACGACTGGGAGTCTAGCCCagtccccagccccagccccagctcaaCCCAGCCCCAGAAACAGACCAGAGGCAAGGGTAAGAAGAGGAAGACCCCTGATTTTGACAGTGACAACGCTGCAGAGGATGTGGACTTTGTTCCAGAAAATCAAGACACCGAGGAGGAAAGTGAGGATGAAGATACTCAAGAAGACTTAGACTTGGAGAAGACGCACACACCACTGAAAGACCTTAGATCCAGACGCATTTCCAGAGGTCTT TCAAGTCAAGTTCGATACCATGGTAATTCCCCCAATGGACTGTCCAACAACATGATGGGACCCATCTGGATGTGCACCAAAACCACCAAGACCTT CCGTGATGAACACTGTAACGAATGGGTCTTTGCTGAGTGGATGCCTTCAGAGAAGGATTGGCATTGCTTGTCGGACAG TGAGGCTGAGAAGTATCTACCGCAGGAGATGATGTCAACAGCCTTCACCTTCTCCAGAGAGGGCATCAGGGAGGAGACTCCTCTGCACAGAATGAAGAG GTTTGAGTGCCTGCCACCCCACCCTGAGCGCTGGGACATGCTATTCTATACGGGCGGCCCGGTGTGGGCCATGGACTGGTGCCCCTCCCCCGATGGCGCCCCTGCCAGCCAGTATGCTGCCATCTACTGCCACAGGAACCTGGATGACCAGCACAGGATGAACGAGTTGTACACCAAACCTGGACTCATCCAGATTTGGGACCTGGGACAACTCCAGTACAACACCAG tccccagtccTCTCCACGGCTGGCTTATGGTATTGCCCAGGATAAAGGCTTTGTGTGGAACCTGAAGTGGTGTCCAGGAGGAGCCTGGGAGCTGCCCACCACTAACAGGAAG gCTCCTCATATGCCCAGGCTGGGTCTCCTGGCTGCCTCCACGTCAGATGGTCACATCACTATCTACAGCCTGCCTCACCCCGACACACTAATGGCCCGCAGGAAACACACCGCTAAAG GTGGAGCCAGCCCAACACTGATGATCTGCCAG gtacaggGTGTGATCACTCTGAAGCGGGGCTCCTTCAAGACCAACCACGATGAAAAGAATAACCAGGTTCTCTCCATGGACTGGCTGCCTGTCAAACCTCACAACATCCTGGCTGCTGGCTTCTATGACG GTACGGTGGCCCTGTGGAACCTGTCCAGTAAGTCTATTCTGCAGCGGGTGCGCGCTCCAGACCGCTCCttcaccctctacccctaccacTGCTTCATCGCCCACGACAACGCCACCCGGGCCCTCAGTTTCTGCCACGCATCCAG CTCCTCTGTCTTTCCTGTCCTCCCTCCTGCTGTTCTTTCCTCTCCTTATCCCCtcatctcgtctcctctctcctccctctcctctgcccttccTCCTCCTAGAGACCTCATGGTGACGGCGGGTGATGACAGGCTGGTGAAGATGTGGGACCTGAGGAGGACCTGGGAGCCCTGCCAGTCCTTCAAGCGCTTCCTCTCCACCGAGGCAGCCTGGCCCCTGCACTGGGCTGGGGTCTTCATCTCTCAGGAGAGCACCTACGCCAC GTTTGGCCAACATGGACTCAATTACTTTGACTCAGGGTATCTGGGCTTCAAGCCACTCTTTCTGGTGCCACGGAAAGGGACCATGTGG AGCCTGTCGATCTCTGATTGGCTGAACACAGCTGTGACGGCGGACTCAGTGGGAGACGTGATCATGGTCCTAATACCCAACCTGTTCAACAACCCCTGCTACCTCAAACGATCCATCGATCGCAGATTC CCGGTGTTCAGAACCGAAATGGTCCAATTGAAAGAAGAAGTTGAGGAGAATGAGGGAGGAGTTGGAAGagcagagggaggagttggagagGAAGGAAGTGGTTCCACCAGTAACGGAACGTCCCATCATACACCTCAGACCTACAGAGAGACAGCCAAGAAGTACTACCTCCACTACCACGACATGgacatg AGAACGTTTAAGAATGTCCAGAGCCGAGCTCCGTGGAAGCACATGCAGGTTGCAGAGGCCAAAGGGGGACTGTGTCTGGACCTAATGCCTTTGGCTTCGCTAACTAAG GTCCGTTTCAACCCCAACCTGTGTGCCCAGAGCTGGGTGTTGTCTGGGGGCCAGGCGGGCCTGGTAAGAGCCCACTGCCTCAGGGCCATGAACAGCTCTCACATTAACAAGATGGTGCAGGAGAGCCAGGCCCAGTTCAGCACCGTGTTCCCCCAGGACACGACAGACAGCCAGGGGGACGCCAGTGCCGTCCGACACACAACAGAAAAGCTGTAG